Proteins from one Caulobacter sp. X genomic window:
- a CDS encoding ATP-dependent DNA helicase has product MTVSPPTLDLAPALVVLPGPRAGVAGVADGGGEGRMLRAPDARDLFEHGPVLVAHGAMTARRLNLSPPSRSPRLFDVLELHAFTRPGAFCAPSAVGLAMALGLPEPHGAAQQAQSLRESADALLRELALTPVPSREEALAVAETLAKAGWAWGPAAIGALRSVPVGNQFRGSGLDVWARLPEWEDQAPPGEVGSRPIDPERAGQRLTELLQRSGLEEIREAQATFAKEASYAFQPREREGEPRMMLAEAGTGVGKTLGYLAPASLWAEANGPSVWVSTYTRALQRQIERESRSIYPDPKERAKKAVVRKGRENYLCLLNFQEQINGAQLGNGDLIGLALTARWARATRDGDMTGGDFPAWLPTLSAVPPSAQASPANLVDRRGECIHAGCQHYRICFIEKAVRASKRADIVIANHALVLTQAAFDGARTARGLKGDNETTSLKRIVFDEGHHLFEAADSAFSAALSGAEAAELRRWIRGPEGRGRRGRGLEARLLDILGDREGARQAMSQAIHAAAALPGEGWSGRVAPPDGQINPIGPIENFLVAVIEQLRARTSERGGADLGLQCDARPPIDLVRERAPEAAKALAAIEAPLLALARALEDVLDEEAEHLAPSERARIEGALRGLDRRARMTLPAWRSILKALEEDDVDPSETDPDFVDWFEATFLYGRVVDAACRRHWVDPTEPLRAAVLSPAHGVLVTSATLVDPALEDPFALAEMRTGAARLPSAPKVLRLVSPFDYANNAKAFVVTDVNKEDPRQVSAAMRELFLAAGGGGLGLFTAIRRLKAVHERIAAPLADQGLALYAQHVDPLEVGALVDIFRAEEDACLLGTDAIRDGVDVPGRSLRLLVFDRVPWPRPDVLHKARRLRFGGKGYDDAVARARISQAFGRLIRRADDRGVFVMLDAAAPTRLFSSLPEGVQIERVGLVEAIEATAAFLAKTAEDRSGDDLAAS; this is encoded by the coding sequence GTGACCGTTTCCCCCCCGACTCTGGATCTGGCCCCGGCCCTGGTCGTCCTGCCCGGGCCGCGCGCCGGCGTGGCCGGCGTGGCCGACGGGGGCGGCGAGGGCCGGATGCTGCGCGCGCCCGACGCCCGCGATCTGTTCGAGCATGGACCAGTCCTGGTCGCGCACGGGGCGATGACCGCGCGCCGTCTGAACCTGTCGCCCCCGTCGCGTTCGCCCCGCCTGTTCGACGTGCTGGAGCTCCACGCCTTCACCCGTCCCGGCGCCTTCTGTGCGCCGTCGGCGGTCGGCTTGGCCATGGCGCTGGGTTTGCCCGAACCGCACGGCGCGGCCCAGCAGGCGCAGAGCCTGCGCGAGAGCGCCGACGCCCTGCTGCGCGAGCTGGCCCTGACGCCGGTCCCCTCGCGGGAAGAGGCCCTGGCCGTCGCCGAGACGTTGGCGAAGGCCGGTTGGGCCTGGGGCCCCGCCGCCATCGGCGCCCTGCGCTCGGTTCCTGTCGGCAACCAGTTCCGCGGCTCGGGCCTCGATGTCTGGGCGCGGCTGCCCGAGTGGGAGGACCAGGCGCCGCCCGGCGAGGTGGGTTCCCGGCCGATCGATCCCGAGCGCGCCGGTCAGCGCCTGACGGAGCTGCTGCAACGCTCGGGCCTGGAGGAGATCCGCGAGGCCCAGGCGACCTTCGCCAAGGAGGCGTCCTACGCCTTCCAGCCGCGCGAGCGCGAAGGCGAGCCGCGCATGATGCTGGCCGAGGCCGGCACGGGCGTTGGCAAGACGCTAGGCTATCTGGCGCCCGCCTCGCTGTGGGCCGAGGCCAACGGGCCGTCGGTCTGGGTCAGCACCTACACCCGCGCCCTGCAGCGCCAGATCGAGCGCGAGAGCCGTTCGATCTATCCCGACCCCAAGGAGCGCGCCAAGAAGGCGGTGGTCCGCAAGGGTCGTGAGAACTACCTGTGCCTGCTGAACTTTCAGGAGCAGATCAACGGCGCCCAGCTGGGCAATGGCGACCTGATCGGCCTGGCCCTGACTGCGCGCTGGGCGCGGGCGACGCGCGACGGCGACATGACCGGCGGCGACTTCCCCGCCTGGCTGCCGACGCTGTCGGCGGTGCCGCCCTCGGCCCAAGCCAGCCCGGCCAACCTGGTCGATCGACGGGGCGAGTGCATCCACGCCGGCTGCCAGCACTATCGGATCTGCTTTATCGAAAAGGCGGTGCGGGCGTCCAAGCGCGCCGACATCGTCATCGCCAACCACGCCCTCGTCCTCACTCAGGCGGCGTTCGACGGCGCTCGTACCGCGCGAGGCCTGAAGGGCGACAACGAGACCACCAGCCTCAAGCGCATCGTCTTCGACGAGGGCCACCACCTGTTCGAAGCCGCCGACAGCGCTTTTTCCGCCGCCCTCTCGGGCGCGGAGGCCGCTGAGCTGCGCCGCTGGATCCGAGGTCCCGAGGGTCGCGGCCGGCGGGGCCGGGGGCTAGAGGCGCGGCTGCTCGACATCCTGGGCGACCGCGAGGGCGCGCGGCAGGCGATGAGCCAAGCCATTCACGCCGCCGCCGCCTTGCCGGGCGAAGGCTGGTCGGGCCGGGTCGCGCCGCCGGACGGCCAGATCAATCCGATCGGCCCGATCGAGAACTTCCTGGTCGCCGTGATCGAACAGCTGCGCGCCCGCACCAGCGAGCGCGGCGGCGCCGATCTTGGCCTGCAGTGCGATGCGCGGCCGCCGATCGATCTCGTCCGCGAGCGCGCGCCCGAGGCCGCCAAGGCCCTGGCCGCGATCGAGGCGCCGCTGCTGGCCTTGGCCCGCGCGCTGGAGGACGTTCTGGACGAAGAGGCCGAGCATCTGGCGCCGTCCGAACGGGCCCGCATCGAAGGCGCGCTGCGCGGCCTGGACCGCCGCGCCCGCATGACCCTGCCGGCCTGGCGATCGATCCTGAAGGCGCTGGAAGAGGACGACGTCGATCCCAGCGAGACCGACCCCGACTTCGTCGACTGGTTCGAGGCGACGTTCCTGTATGGCCGCGTCGTCGACGCCGCCTGCCGCCGGCACTGGGTGGACCCGACCGAGCCCCTGCGCGCGGCGGTGCTGTCGCCGGCCCACGGGGTGCTGGTGACCAGCGCCACCCTGGTCGATCCGGCGCTGGAGGATCCCTTCGCCCTGGCCGAGATGCGCACGGGCGCGGCGCGCCTGCCGTCGGCGCCCAAGGTGCTGCGACTGGTCTCGCCGTTCGACTACGCCAACAACGCCAAGGCTTTCGTCGTCACGGACGTCAACAAGGAAGACCCGCGCCAGGTCTCGGCGGCGATGCGCGAGCTGTTCCTGGCCGCCGGCGGCGGCGGGCTCGGCTTGTTCACCGCCATCCGCCGGCTGAAGGCGGTGCACGAGCGCATCGCCGCGCCGCTCGCCGACCAGGGTCTGGCGCTCTACGCCCAGCATGTCGATCCGCTGGAGGTTGGGGCGCTGGTCGACATCTTCCGCGCCGAGGAGGACGCCTGCCTGCTGGGCACCGACGCCATCCGCGATGGCGTGGACGTTCCCGGACGCTCGCTGCGCCTGCTGGTGTTCGACCGCGTGCCGTGGCCGCGCCCCGACGTGCTGCACAAGGCGCGTCGCCTGCGCTTCGGCGGCAAGGGCTATGACGACGCGGTGGCGCGAGCCCGGATCAGCCAGGCTTTCGGTCGCCTGATCCGCCGGGCGGACGATCGCGGCGTGTTCGTGATGCTGGACGCCGCCGCGCCGACGCGACTGTTTTCCAGCCTGCCTGAAGGCGTTCAGATCGAGCGGGTCGGACTTGTCGAGGCGATCGAGGCCACCGCCGCCTTCCTGGCCAAGACGGCCGAGGACCGTTCGGGCGACGATCTGGCGGCTTCCTGA
- a CDS encoding DNA-binding transcriptional regulator, protein MTRHADPAIDEAATPARARSARALVQAVRWRTGLSQADFASVFHIDLTLLQDLEHGEARLDPALAAYLRVIDHAPEVVRAALGRAS, encoded by the coding sequence ATGACCCGACATGCCGACCCCGCGATCGACGAAGCCGCGACCCCCGCGCGTGCGCGCTCGGCACGCGCCCTGGTCCAGGCGGTCCGCTGGCGCACGGGGCTCTCGCAAGCCGACTTCGCGTCGGTGTTCCATATCGATCTGACCCTGCTGCAAGACCTGGAGCATGGTGAGGCTCGCCTGGATCCGGCGCTGGCGGCCTATCTGCGCGTCATCGACCACGCGCCGGAGGTGGTCCGCGCCGCCCTGGGGCGCGCCTCCTAG
- a CDS encoding SRPBCC family protein, with amino-acid sequence MRNGISIVLAIWAACAASAHAFDLTPKAQSALKRGEAYAEVTPDPDGVAGHVRAVIDIDAPVQKVWRTMTDCAAAKAMISTLTGCRVVEGDQARGWDIREHITRRNLVFPGMRIVFRSDYEPYSLIRFRLVEGDLKVQQGEWRLQGLDGGRRTRVFYENRLAVDWPVPKALMREALRRDTPKVLMNLRRVCE; translated from the coding sequence ATGCGAAATGGCATCTCGATTGTCCTGGCGATCTGGGCGGCTTGCGCCGCCAGCGCGCACGCGTTCGACCTGACGCCAAAGGCCCAGTCGGCGCTCAAGCGCGGCGAGGCCTATGCCGAGGTCACGCCCGATCCCGACGGCGTGGCCGGCCATGTGCGGGCGGTGATCGACATCGACGCGCCGGTCCAGAAGGTCTGGCGGACCATGACCGACTGCGCGGCCGCCAAGGCCATGATCAGCACCTTGACCGGCTGCCGCGTGGTCGAGGGGGATCAGGCGCGAGGCTGGGACATCCGTGAGCACATCACGCGCCGCAATCTGGTCTTTCCCGGCATGCGGATCGTGTTCCGCTCGGACTACGAGCCCTACAGCCTGATCCGGTTCCGGCTGGTGGAGGGCGACCTCAAGGTCCAGCAGGGCGAATGGCGGCTCCAGGGGCTGGACGGCGGCCGGCGGACCCGCGTGTTCTACGAGAACCGTCTGGCGGTGGATTGGCCCGTCCCCAAGGCGCTCATGCGTGAAGCGCTGCGCCGCGATACGCCCAAGGTGCTGATGAATCTTCGGCGCGTCTGCGAATAG
- a CDS encoding aspartate/glutamate racemase family protein encodes MSKVLGVLGGMGPAATLDFLAKLQAATPVQREQDHLRVLVDINPKVPDRNHSDSDPGPVLASMAAGLRDAGAQVLAIACNTAHAYADMVRASGLPLVDMLETAGLAAKARGASTVGVLGTGLALGLYRDRFFHMGLEVITLDDHEQVEFMALLYRIKHGDLSAASRETMAALAHRLVGKGAQTVVAGCTEVPLVLGAEDLSVPFLDATETLARRCVAVCLGRESI; translated from the coding sequence ATGAGCAAGGTCCTCGGCGTCCTGGGTGGCATGGGGCCCGCCGCCACCCTCGACTTCCTCGCCAAGCTGCAGGCCGCGACGCCGGTCCAGCGCGAGCAGGATCACCTCCGCGTGCTGGTCGACATCAATCCCAAGGTCCCCGACCGAAACCACAGCGACTCCGATCCCGGCCCGGTCCTGGCGAGCATGGCCGCGGGCTTGAGGGACGCCGGCGCGCAGGTGCTGGCGATCGCCTGCAACACCGCCCACGCCTATGCCGATATGGTCCGAGCCAGCGGCCTGCCCCTGGTCGACATGCTGGAGACGGCGGGCCTCGCGGCCAAGGCGCGGGGCGCGAGCACGGTCGGCGTGCTGGGCACCGGTCTGGCGCTGGGCCTCTACCGCGACCGGTTCTTCCATATGGGCCTGGAAGTGATCACGCTCGACGATCACGAGCAGGTCGAGTTCATGGCCCTGCTCTATCGCATCAAGCACGGCGACCTGAGCGCCGCATCGCGCGAGACCATGGCGGCCCTGGCCCATCGCCTGGTCGGCAAGGGCGCCCAGACCGTCGTCGCCGGCTGCACCGAAGTGCCGCTGGTGCTGGGCGCCGAGGACCTATCCGTCCCGTTCCTGGATGCGACCGAGACCCTCGCCCGCCGCTGCGTTGCGGTCTGCCTGGGTCGGGAGTCGATCTGA
- a CDS encoding D-cysteine desulfhydrase has protein sequence MHLARFPRARFAHLPTPLEPLPRLGAALGIDLWVKRDDCTGLAGGGNKTRKLEFLLGEALAQGADTLVTQGAVQSNHVRQTIAAGARFGLKTEVILEERTGSKAGDYMGNGNVLLDKLMGAAIRYVPAGSDMVAELEATADSVRRRGGKPYVIPGGGSNTVGALGYVDCARELIVQADQMDLKIDRLVTATGSAGTHAGLVAGFAALSVDVPILGFGVRAPKPKQEENVFNLAVATAETIGAAGRIKREAVVADCDYVGEGYGLVDQGVIDALTLAARTEGLLLDPVYSGKAMKGLIDQARKGSFKDERVVFLHTGGAQGLFGYQSVLEPAL, from the coding sequence ATGCATCTCGCCCGCTTTCCCCGCGCCCGCTTCGCCCACCTGCCGACGCCGCTGGAGCCCCTGCCCCGCCTGGGCGCGGCGCTGGGGATCGACCTGTGGGTCAAGCGCGACGACTGCACCGGCCTGGCGGGCGGCGGCAACAAGACTCGCAAGCTCGAGTTCCTGCTCGGCGAGGCTCTGGCGCAGGGCGCCGACACCCTGGTCACCCAGGGCGCGGTCCAGTCCAACCACGTCCGCCAGACGATCGCCGCCGGCGCGCGCTTTGGCCTGAAGACCGAGGTGATCCTCGAGGAACGGACGGGCTCGAAGGCCGGCGACTACATGGGCAACGGCAATGTGTTGCTCGACAAGCTGATGGGCGCGGCGATCCGCTACGTCCCGGCTGGCAGCGACATGGTCGCCGAGCTGGAGGCCACCGCCGACAGCGTCCGCCGGCGCGGCGGCAAGCCCTATGTCATCCCGGGCGGCGGTTCGAACACGGTCGGCGCGCTGGGCTATGTCGACTGCGCCCGCGAGCTGATCGTCCAGGCCGACCAGATGGACCTGAAGATCGACCGGCTGGTCACCGCCACCGGTAGCGCCGGCACCCATGCGGGCCTCGTCGCCGGCTTCGCGGCGCTGTCGGTCGATGTTCCGATCCTGGGCTTTGGCGTCCGCGCGCCCAAGCCCAAGCAGGAAGAGAACGTCTTCAACCTGGCCGTCGCCACCGCCGAGACGATCGGCGCGGCCGGCCGGATCAAGCGCGAGGCGGTCGTGGCAGACTGCGACTATGTCGGCGAAGGTTACGGCCTGGTGGACCAGGGCGTGATCGACGCCCTGACCCTGGCCGCGCGGACCGAAGGCCTGCTGTTGGATCCGGTCTATTCGGGCAAGGCGATGAAAGGCCTGATCGACCAGGCGCGCAAAGGCTCCTTCAAGGACGAGCGCGTGGTCTTTTTGCATACGGGCGGCGCGCAGGGTCTGTTCGGCTATCAGAGCGTGCTGGAGCCGGCGCTTTAG
- a CDS encoding neutral zinc metallopeptidase yields the protein MEWEGGRRSGNIEDRRGLGPVGIAGGGIGAVVLAAIGYFVFGIDPRTTMDVAQGLQQPAQQEGVRGEVSDREGQFIDVIETSNRDVWGPIFQHQGVQYRPPEAIVLYNDSTGTGCGTGQSAMGPFYCPADQKVYLDLSFWRELEGRFGAKGDFARAYVVSHEIGHHVQHLLGADQQARRLGARGEESGSVRLELQADCYAGVWAAHAGEASGGRIVINRADIQDGLGAAAAVGDDTLQKQTQGQVVPDSFTHGTSAQRMRWFSRGYDQGDPSACDTFSAASL from the coding sequence ATGGAGTGGGAAGGCGGCCGTCGGTCCGGCAATATCGAGGATCGGCGCGGTCTCGGACCGGTTGGGATCGCCGGCGGGGGGATCGGCGCGGTGGTCTTGGCGGCCATCGGCTATTTCGTGTTCGGCATCGATCCGCGTACGACCATGGACGTCGCCCAGGGCCTGCAGCAGCCAGCCCAACAGGAGGGCGTCAGGGGCGAGGTCTCCGACCGCGAAGGCCAGTTCATCGATGTGATCGAGACCTCCAACCGCGACGTCTGGGGGCCGATCTTCCAACACCAAGGCGTCCAGTACCGGCCGCCCGAGGCGATCGTTCTCTACAACGACTCCACCGGCACCGGATGCGGCACGGGCCAGTCGGCGATGGGCCCGTTCTATTGTCCCGCCGACCAGAAGGTCTACCTGGACCTGTCGTTCTGGCGGGAACTGGAAGGCCGCTTCGGCGCGAAGGGCGACTTCGCGCGGGCCTATGTCGTCAGCCACGAGATCGGCCACCACGTCCAGCACCTGCTGGGCGCCGATCAGCAAGCCCGCCGCCTCGGCGCGCGCGGCGAGGAGAGCGGTTCGGTGCGGCTGGAGCTGCAGGCCGATTGCTACGCTGGCGTCTGGGCCGCGCATGCCGGCGAGGCTTCGGGCGGGCGGATCGTCATCAATCGCGCCGACATTCAGGATGGCCTGGGCGCGGCCGCAGCCGTCGGCGACGACACCCTGCAAAAGCAGACCCAGGGCCAGGTCGTGCCCGACAGCTTCACCCACGGCACGAGCGCCCAGCGCATGCGGTGGTTCAGTCGCGGCTACGACCAGGGCGATCCATCGGCGTGCGATACCTTCTCGGCGGCGAGCCTTTGA
- the thiC gene encoding phosphomethylpyrimidine synthase ThiC: protein MNIQTTIKAVAETISTGPIPGSRKVYQAGALFPDLRVPFREVAVHPSANEPPVTVYDPSGPYTDPTVAIDIEKGLPRSREAFVLARGDVEVVADPRQVKPEDNGFAQGKHLAPEFPNAGRKIYRAKPGKLVTQLEYARAGIITAEMEYVAIRENLRREQNAPCVRDGDDFGASIPDFVTPEFVRQEVARGRAIIPANINHGELEPMAIGRNFLVKINANIGNSAVLSTVADEVDKLVWATRWGADTVMDLSTGRNIHNIRDWIIRNSSVPIGTVPIYQALEKVNGVAEDLNWEVFRDTLIEQCEQGVDYFTIHAGVRLPFVPLTAKRVTGIVSRGGSIMAKWCLAHHKENFLYERFEDICEIMRAYDVSFSLGDGLRPGSTADANDEAQFAELRTLGELTKVAWKHGVQVMIEGPGHVAMHKIKANMDEQLKHCHEAPFYTLGPLTTDIAPGYDHITSAIGAAMIGWFGTAMLCYVTPKEHLGLPDRDDVKTGVITYKLAAHAADLAKGHPGAAMWDDAISRARFEFRWEDQFNLALDPETARKFHDETLPKEAHKTAHFCSMCGPKFCSMKISQEVRDFAAGKAPNSAELGMAEMSEKFREQGSEIYLKTE, encoded by the coding sequence ATGAATATCCAGACGACCATTAAGGCCGTGGCCGAGACGATCTCGACCGGTCCGATCCCCGGTTCGCGCAAGGTCTATCAGGCCGGCGCGCTGTTCCCCGACCTTCGCGTGCCGTTCCGCGAGGTGGCGGTCCATCCGTCGGCCAACGAGCCTCCGGTGACGGTCTATGACCCCTCGGGTCCCTATACCGATCCCACGGTCGCCATCGACATCGAGAAGGGCCTGCCGCGCTCGCGCGAGGCTTTCGTGCTGGCGCGCGGCGACGTCGAGGTCGTCGCCGATCCCCGCCAGGTGAAGCCCGAGGACAACGGCTTCGCGCAGGGCAAGCACCTGGCTCCGGAGTTTCCCAACGCCGGCCGCAAGATCTATCGCGCCAAGCCGGGCAAGCTGGTCACCCAGCTGGAATACGCCCGCGCCGGGATCATCACCGCCGAGATGGAATATGTCGCCATCCGCGAGAACCTGCGCCGCGAGCAGAACGCTCCGTGCGTGCGCGACGGCGACGACTTCGGCGCCAGCATCCCGGACTTCGTGACGCCCGAGTTCGTGCGCCAGGAAGTGGCTCGCGGCCGCGCCATCATCCCGGCCAATATCAACCACGGCGAGCTGGAGCCGATGGCGATCGGCCGCAACTTCCTGGTCAAGATCAACGCCAATATCGGTAACTCGGCGGTGCTCTCCACCGTCGCCGACGAGGTCGACAAGCTGGTCTGGGCCACGCGTTGGGGCGCCGACACGGTCATGGACCTGTCGACCGGCCGCAACATCCACAACATCCGCGACTGGATCATCCGCAACTCGAGCGTGCCGATCGGCACGGTGCCGATCTACCAGGCGCTGGAGAAGGTCAACGGCGTGGCCGAGGACCTGAACTGGGAGGTCTTCCGCGACACCCTGATCGAGCAGTGCGAGCAGGGCGTCGACTACTTCACGATCCACGCCGGCGTGCGCCTGCCGTTCGTGCCCCTGACCGCCAAGCGCGTCACCGGCATCGTCTCGCGCGGCGGCTCGATCATGGCCAAGTGGTGCCTGGCCCACCACAAGGAGAACTTCCTCTACGAGCGCTTCGAGGACATCTGCGAGATCATGCGCGCCTACGACGTGTCGTTCTCGCTGGGCGACGGCCTGCGTCCGGGCTCGACCGCCGACGCCAATGACGAGGCCCAGTTCGCCGAGCTGCGCACGCTGGGCGAGCTGACCAAGGTGGCGTGGAAGCACGGCGTCCAGGTGATGATCGAAGGGCCGGGCCACGTGGCCATGCACAAGATCAAGGCCAACATGGACGAGCAGTTGAAGCACTGTCACGAGGCCCCGTTCTACACCCTCGGCCCGTTGACCACGGACATCGCGCCTGGCTACGACCACATCACCTCGGCCATCGGCGCGGCGATGATCGGCTGGTTCGGCACGGCCATGCTTTGCTACGTCACGCCCAAGGAGCACCTGGGGCTGCCAGACCGCGACGACGTCAAGACCGGCGTCATCACCTACAAGCTGGCCGCCCACGCCGCCGACCTCGCCAAGGGCCACCCTGGCGCGGCCATGTGGGACGACGCCATCAGCCGCGCGCGGTTCGAGTTCCGCTGGGAGGACCAGTTCAACCTGGCGCTCGATCCGGAAACCGCCCGCAAGTTCCACGACGAGACCCTGCCCAAGGAAGCGCACAAGACCGCCCACTTCTGCTCGATGTGCGGGCCCAAGTTCTGCTCGATGAAGATCAGCCAGGAGGTCCGCGACTTCGCGGCGGGCAAGGCGCCCAACAGCGCCGAGCTCGGCATGGCCGAGATGAGCGAGAAGTTCCGCGAACAGGGCTCGGAGATCTATCTGAAGACGGAATAG
- a CDS encoding S41 family peptidase, producing the protein MAFAVPASAESPFWPVQSKGAVASELRGVWKSRGYGWIVEFGPDGGKLFQTAGGACYADPRREPDPDGIMGVWRAEGQGTITLAGDPASTRYLFDRLPSLPAACASTAPWTPDRITALVADTFAEVYPRSAERGLDWKARRAAALAKVGPQANDAQLWAALSELLAGLDDPHVELHGLVAGDQRDLEPGVAPTLARVHAADPDGSEKAWLQAYRDGILTRVLAGKGRQAANNRIFWGRAEDIGYLNVVTMGAFARNAAPDDPRPLDAALDEAMTAFAGAKAVVVDVSNNRGGYDAISRAIAGRFTDQPRAAYSKVAVGAKAPLQAVTVEPANGPRFTGPVYLVTSDITVSAGETFGLMMKALPNVKQVGGATRGAYSDQLPKPLPNGWAFALPAELYKAPDGRDLEGRGLTPDAPMEVFPPDDLFAGHAKAIEALLSEIRRGAR; encoded by the coding sequence TTGGCCTTTGCCGTTCCCGCGTCCGCCGAAAGCCCCTTCTGGCCCGTCCAGAGCAAGGGCGCGGTCGCCTCCGAACTGCGGGGCGTCTGGAAGTCCCGAGGCTATGGCTGGATCGTCGAGTTCGGTCCGGACGGCGGCAAGCTGTTCCAGACGGCCGGCGGCGCCTGCTACGCCGATCCGCGCCGAGAGCCCGATCCGGACGGGATCATGGGCGTCTGGCGCGCGGAAGGGCAGGGAACGATCACCCTGGCCGGCGATCCCGCCAGCACGCGCTATCTGTTCGACCGTCTTCCCAGCCTCCCGGCGGCCTGCGCCTCGACCGCGCCGTGGACGCCCGATCGCATCACCGCCTTGGTCGCCGACACCTTCGCCGAGGTCTATCCACGGTCCGCCGAGCGCGGCCTGGATTGGAAAGCGCGGCGAGCGGCCGCCCTAGCCAAGGTCGGTCCTCAAGCGAATGACGCCCAGCTCTGGGCGGCGCTTTCTGAGTTGCTGGCGGGCCTGGATGATCCGCACGTCGAGTTGCATGGCCTCGTCGCCGGCGACCAGCGCGACCTGGAGCCCGGCGTTGCGCCGACCTTGGCGCGTGTCCACGCCGCCGATCCCGACGGGAGCGAAAAGGCGTGGCTGCAGGCCTATCGCGACGGGATCCTGACCCGGGTGCTGGCGGGCAAGGGGCGCCAGGCCGCCAACAATCGGATCTTCTGGGGACGGGCCGAGGACATCGGCTATCTGAACGTCGTGACCATGGGCGCGTTCGCCCGTAACGCCGCGCCCGACGATCCGCGACCGCTGGACGCCGCGCTCGACGAGGCGATGACCGCCTTCGCCGGGGCCAAGGCCGTGGTGGTCGATGTCAGCAACAATCGCGGCGGCTACGACGCCATCAGCCGCGCCATCGCCGGCCGGTTCACCGATCAGCCGCGCGCCGCCTATTCCAAGGTCGCGGTGGGCGCCAAGGCCCCGTTGCAGGCGGTGACGGTCGAACCGGCCAACGGACCGCGCTTCACCGGACCCGTCTATCTGGTCACCAGCGACATCACCGTCAGCGCTGGCGAGACCTTTGGCCTGATGATGAAGGCCCTGCCGAACGTGAAGCAGGTGGGCGGCGCCACGCGCGGCGCCTATTCCGACCAGCTCCCCAAGCCCTTGCCGAACGGCTGGGCTTTCGCGCTGCCGGCCGAGCTGTACAAGGCGCCGGATGGACGGGACCTGGAGGGCAGGGGGCTGACGCCAGACGCGCCCATGGAGGTCTTCCCACCGGATGATCTTTTCGCGGGGCACGCCAAGGCGATAGAGGCGCTGCTCAGCGAGATTCGGCGGGGCGCGCGCTGA